The following proteins come from a genomic window of Miscanthus floridulus cultivar M001 chromosome 2, ASM1932011v1, whole genome shotgun sequence:
- the LOC136524858 gene encoding probable prolyl 4-hydroxylase 3 isoform X3 → MESDRNGLALCQIPCSFFSNIYGRFEKAFARSGCTKIVALGYAANEMPNCVALLTLPDLGGSTTVSVLELASLHMRYEIWLSWSFTKIPRVETEPGVLIPIYCQCHAYFQLPRWWIWSSNSGFQPGWSKEECDHLISLAKPQMKKSTVVDSTTGGSKDSRVRTSSGMFLRRGQDKIIRTIEKRIADYTFIPVEHGEGLQVLHYEVGQKYDPHFDYFHDDYNTKNGGQRIATLLMYLSDVEDGGETVFPSSTTNSSSSPFYNELSECAKGGLSVKPKMGDALLFWSMKPDGSLDPTSLHGGCPVIKGNKWSSTKWVRVHEYKG, encoded by the exons ATGGAGAGCGATCGAAATGGCTTAGCCCTTTGCCAGATTCCTTGCTCCTTTTTCAGTAACATTTACGGACGCTTTGAGAAAGCCTTTGCCCGAAGTGGCTGTACAAAAATAGTGGCATTGGGTTATGCTGCGAATGAGATGCCGAATTGTGTGGCTTTGTTAACTCTTCCAGATCTGGGCGGCAGCACTACTGTCAGTGTACTTGAATTGGCTAGTCTACATATGAGATATGAGATATGGCTGTCATGGAGCTTCACCAAGATCCCAAGAGTTGAAACTGAGCCAGGGGTACTAATCCCCATTTACTGTCAGTGCCATGCATATTTTCAATTGCCGCGGTGGTGGATCTGGAGTTCAAACTCAGGTTTTCAACCAGGCTGG TCCAAGGAAGAATGTGACCATTTGATTTCACTGGCAAAGCCTCAAATGAAGAAGTCAACAGTAGTTGATTCAACAACTGGAGGGAGCAAGGATAGCAG GGTGCGGACAAGTTCAGGAATGTTTCTTAGAAGAGGGCAGGACAAAATTATTCGGACAATTGAGAAAAGGATAGCAGATTACACCTTCATACCTGTAG AGCATGGTGAGGGTCTTCAAGTTCTCCACTATGAAGTTGGGCAGAAGTACGATCCTCACTTTGATTACTTCCATGATGATTACAACACCAAGAATGGAGGCCAGCGTATAGCAACTCTTCTTATGTATCT TTCGGatgttgaagatggtggcgagACTGTGTTCCCTTCGTCGACAACAAACAGCAGCTCTTCACCATTTTATAATGAGCTGTCTGAATGTGCAAAGGGCGGTCTATCTGTTAAACCAAAGATGGGAGATGCACTTCTGTTCTGGAGCATGAAGCCTGATGGATCCCTGGATCCCACAAGCCTGCATG GTGGATGCCCAGTGATAAAAGGCAACAAATGGTCATCGACAAAGTGGGTGCGTGTTCATGAGTACAAAGGTTAG
- the LOC136524858 gene encoding probable prolyl 4-hydroxylase 3 isoform X4, with protein sequence MAGRVAGRGGRPLLGGSGGGGKRGGRPSMAVVAALLLACAALLLLLALGALSLPGASEGAGGRGAGLARPRPRSHFRRSTFDSGLEMRGEKGEPWTEVLSWEPRAFVYHNFLSKEECDHLISLAKPQMKKSTVVDSTTGGSKDSRVRTSSGMFLRRGQDKIIRTIEKRIADYTFIPVEHGEGLQVLHYEVGQKYDPHFDYFHDDYNTKNGGQRIATLLMYLSDVEDGGETVFPSSTTNSSSSPFYNELSECAKGGLSVKPKMGDALLFWSMKPDGSLDPTSLHGGCPVIKGNKWSSTKWVRVHEYKG encoded by the exons ATGGCGGGCCGGGTGGCGGGGCGAGGCGGGAGGCCGCTGCTGGGCGGAAGCGGCGGGGGCGGGAAGCGCGGCGGGAGGCCGTCGATGGCGGTcgtggcggcgctgctgctggcgTGCGCggcgctgctcctgctcctggcgCTCGGCGCGCTATCGCTGCCCGGGGCATCCGAGGGCGCCGGGGGCCGCGGCGCGGGGCtcgcgcgcccgcgcccgcgctcgcACTTCCGCAGATCCACCTTCGACTC GGGGCTAGAGATGCGTGGGGAGAAGGGGGAGCCGTGGACGGAGGTGCTGTCGTGGGAGCCCCGCGCGTTCGTGTACCACAACTTCCtg TCCAAGGAAGAATGTGACCATTTGATTTCACTGGCAAAGCCTCAAATGAAGAAGTCAACAGTAGTTGATTCAACAACTGGAGGGAGCAAGGATAGCAG GGTGCGGACAAGTTCAGGAATGTTTCTTAGAAGAGGGCAGGACAAAATTATTCGGACAATTGAGAAAAGGATAGCAGATTACACCTTCATACCTGTAG AGCATGGTGAGGGTCTTCAAGTTCTCCACTATGAAGTTGGGCAGAAGTACGATCCTCACTTTGATTACTTCCATGATGATTACAACACCAAGAATGGAGGCCAGCGTATAGCAACTCTTCTTATGTATCT TTCGGatgttgaagatggtggcgagACTGTGTTCCCTTCGTCGACAACAAACAGCAGCTCTTCACCATTTTATAATGAGCTGTCTGAATGTGCAAAGGGCGGTCTATCTGTTAAACCAAAGATGGGAGATGCACTTCTGTTCTGGAGCATGAAGCCTGATGGATCCCTGGATCCCACAAGCCTGCATG GTGGATGCCCAGTGATAAAAGGCAACAAATGGTCATCGACAAAGTGGGTGCGTGTTCATGAGTACAAAGGTTAG
- the LOC136524858 gene encoding probable prolyl 4-hydroxylase 3 isoform X2 has product MLKSWMSSWRSTRPVDTLIMESDRNGLALCQIPCSFFSNIYGRFEKAFARSGCTKIVALGYAANEMPNCVALLTLPDLGGSTTVSVLELASLHMRYEIWLSWSFTKIPRVETEPGVLIPIYCQCHAYFQLPRWWIWSSNSGFQPGWSKEECDHLISLAKPQMKKSTVVDSTTGGSKDSRVRTSSGMFLRRGQDKIIRTIEKRIADYTFIPVEHGEGLQVLHYEVGQKYDPHFDYFHDDYNTKNGGQRIATLLMYLSDVEDGGETVFPSSTTNSSSSPFYNELSECAKGGLSVKPKMGDALLFWSMKPDGSLDPTSLHGGCPVIKGNKWSSTKWVRVHEYKG; this is encoded by the exons ATGTTGAAATCTTGGATGAGCAGTTGGCGAAGCACCAGACCTGTTGATACCCTGATTATGGAGAGCGATCGAAATGGCTTAGCCCTTTGCCAGATTCCTTGCTCCTTTTTCAGTAACATTTACGGACGCTTTGAGAAAGCCTTTGCCCGAAGTGGCTGTACAAAAATAGTGGCATTGGGTTATGCTGCGAATGAGATGCCGAATTGTGTGGCTTTGTTAACTCTTCCAGATCTGGGCGGCAGCACTACTGTCAGTGTACTTGAATTGGCTAGTCTACATATGAGATATGAGATATGGCTGTCATGGAGCTTCACCAAGATCCCAAGAGTTGAAACTGAGCCAGGGGTACTAATCCCCATTTACTGTCAGTGCCATGCATATTTTCAATTGCCGCGGTGGTGGATCTGGAGTTCAAACTCAGGTTTTCAACCAGGCTGG TCCAAGGAAGAATGTGACCATTTGATTTCACTGGCAAAGCCTCAAATGAAGAAGTCAACAGTAGTTGATTCAACAACTGGAGGGAGCAAGGATAGCAG GGTGCGGACAAGTTCAGGAATGTTTCTTAGAAGAGGGCAGGACAAAATTATTCGGACAATTGAGAAAAGGATAGCAGATTACACCTTCATACCTGTAG AGCATGGTGAGGGTCTTCAAGTTCTCCACTATGAAGTTGGGCAGAAGTACGATCCTCACTTTGATTACTTCCATGATGATTACAACACCAAGAATGGAGGCCAGCGTATAGCAACTCTTCTTATGTATCT TTCGGatgttgaagatggtggcgagACTGTGTTCCCTTCGTCGACAACAAACAGCAGCTCTTCACCATTTTATAATGAGCTGTCTGAATGTGCAAAGGGCGGTCTATCTGTTAAACCAAAGATGGGAGATGCACTTCTGTTCTGGAGCATGAAGCCTGATGGATCCCTGGATCCCACAAGCCTGCATG GTGGATGCCCAGTGATAAAAGGCAACAAATGGTCATCGACAAAGTGGGTGCGTGTTCATGAGTACAAAGGTTAG
- the LOC136524858 gene encoding probable prolyl 4-hydroxylase 3 isoform X1 produces MRFASYFWPGDLEFSVVSVMLKSWMSSWRSTRPVDTLIMESDRNGLALCQIPCSFFSNIYGRFEKAFARSGCTKIVALGYAANEMPNCVALLTLPDLGGSTTVSVLELASLHMRYEIWLSWSFTKIPRVETEPGVLIPIYCQCHAYFQLPRWWIWSSNSGFQPGWSKEECDHLISLAKPQMKKSTVVDSTTGGSKDSRVRTSSGMFLRRGQDKIIRTIEKRIADYTFIPVEHGEGLQVLHYEVGQKYDPHFDYFHDDYNTKNGGQRIATLLMYLSDVEDGGETVFPSSTTNSSSSPFYNELSECAKGGLSVKPKMGDALLFWSMKPDGSLDPTSLHGGCPVIKGNKWSSTKWVRVHEYKG; encoded by the exons ATGCGATTTGCTTCATACTTTTGGCCAGGAGATCTCGAGTTTTCTGTTGTTTCAGTTATGTTGAAATCTTGGATGAGCAGTTGGCGAAGCACCAGACCTGTTGATACCCTGATTATGGAGAGCGATCGAAATGGCTTAGCCCTTTGCCAGATTCCTTGCTCCTTTTTCAGTAACATTTACGGACGCTTTGAGAAAGCCTTTGCCCGAAGTGGCTGTACAAAAATAGTGGCATTGGGTTATGCTGCGAATGAGATGCCGAATTGTGTGGCTTTGTTAACTCTTCCAGATCTGGGCGGCAGCACTACTGTCAGTGTACTTGAATTGGCTAGTCTACATATGAGATATGAGATATGGCTGTCATGGAGCTTCACCAAGATCCCAAGAGTTGAAACTGAGCCAGGGGTACTAATCCCCATTTACTGTCAGTGCCATGCATATTTTCAATTGCCGCGGTGGTGGATCTGGAGTTCAAACTCAGGTTTTCAACCAGGCTGG TCCAAGGAAGAATGTGACCATTTGATTTCACTGGCAAAGCCTCAAATGAAGAAGTCAACAGTAGTTGATTCAACAACTGGAGGGAGCAAGGATAGCAG GGTGCGGACAAGTTCAGGAATGTTTCTTAGAAGAGGGCAGGACAAAATTATTCGGACAATTGAGAAAAGGATAGCAGATTACACCTTCATACCTGTAG AGCATGGTGAGGGTCTTCAAGTTCTCCACTATGAAGTTGGGCAGAAGTACGATCCTCACTTTGATTACTTCCATGATGATTACAACACCAAGAATGGAGGCCAGCGTATAGCAACTCTTCTTATGTATCT TTCGGatgttgaagatggtggcgagACTGTGTTCCCTTCGTCGACAACAAACAGCAGCTCTTCACCATTTTATAATGAGCTGTCTGAATGTGCAAAGGGCGGTCTATCTGTTAAACCAAAGATGGGAGATGCACTTCTGTTCTGGAGCATGAAGCCTGATGGATCCCTGGATCCCACAAGCCTGCATG GTGGATGCCCAGTGATAAAAGGCAACAAATGGTCATCGACAAAGTGGGTGCGTGTTCATGAGTACAAAGGTTAG